In one Pseudomonas tensinigenes genomic region, the following are encoded:
- a CDS encoding GlsB/YeaQ/YmgE family stress response membrane protein, with protein MGIIGTIFIGLIVGLLARFLKPGDDSMGWIMTILLGIGGSLAATYGGQALGIYRAGEGAGFIGALVGAIVLLVIYGLIKKN; from the coding sequence ATGGGAATTATCGGAACCATCTTTATCGGCTTGATCGTCGGCCTGCTGGCGCGGTTCCTGAAACCGGGCGATGACAGCATGGGCTGGATCATGACCATCCTGCTCGGTATCGGCGGTTCGCTGGCAGCCACTTACGGCGGCCAGGCTCTGGGCATCTATCGCGCGGGCGAGGGCGCAGGTTTTATCGGCGCACTGGTCGGCGCCATCGTGTTGCTGGTGATCTACGGCCTGATCAAAAAGAACTGA
- a CDS encoding phosphate ABC transporter substrate-binding protein PstS — MKLKRLMAAMTFVAAGVATANAVAAVDPAIPSYTKTTGVSGNLSSVGSDTLANLMTLWAENYKKEYPNVNIQIQAAGSATAPPALTEGTSNLGPMSRKMKDTELAAFEQKYGYKPTAIPVAVDALAVFVHKDNPIQHLTMEQVDAIFSSTRLCGAKADVKTWGELGVTGDLANKPVQLFGRNSVSGTYGYFKEEALCKGDYKPNVNEQPGSASVVQSISSSLNGIGYSGIGYKTASVKTVPLAKKGSTDFIEDTEENALNGKYPLSRFLYVYVNKAPNKPLAPLEAEFVKLVLSKQGQEVVVKDGYIPLPAKVAAKALADLGLQEGGAVAKK, encoded by the coding sequence ATGAAACTGAAGCGTTTGATGGCGGCAATGACTTTTGTCGCTGCTGGCGTTGCGACTGCCAACGCGGTTGCCGCTGTTGACCCTGCTATCCCGAGCTACACCAAGACCACTGGTGTGTCGGGCAACCTGTCCAGCGTCGGCTCCGATACCCTGGCCAACCTCATGACCCTGTGGGCTGAGAACTACAAAAAAGAATACCCGAACGTCAACATCCAGATTCAGGCCGCTGGCTCCGCCACTGCGCCACCTGCGCTGACTGAAGGCACCTCCAACCTGGGCCCGATGAGCCGCAAGATGAAGGACACCGAACTGGCGGCCTTCGAGCAGAAGTACGGTTACAAGCCGACCGCTATCCCGGTGGCTGTGGATGCCCTGGCCGTATTCGTGCACAAGGACAACCCGATCCAGCACCTGACCATGGAACAGGTTGACGCGATCTTCTCGTCGACCCGTCTGTGCGGCGCCAAAGCCGACGTGAAAACCTGGGGCGAACTGGGTGTGACCGGCGACCTGGCCAACAAGCCAGTACAACTGTTCGGCCGTAACTCGGTATCCGGCACCTACGGCTACTTCAAAGAAGAAGCCCTGTGCAAAGGCGACTACAAGCCAAACGTCAACGAACAACCAGGTTCGGCGTCGGTGGTGCAGTCGATCAGCTCCTCGCTGAACGGCATCGGTTACTCGGGCATCGGTTACAAGACTGCCAGCGTGAAAACCGTGCCATTGGCCAAGAAAGGCAGCACTGACTTCATCGAAGACACCGAAGAAAACGCCCTGAACGGCAAATACCCGCTGTCGCGTTTCCTCTACGTTTACGTCAACAAAGCCCCGAACAAGCCTCTGGCTCCGCTGGAAGCTGAGTTCGTGAAACTGGTGCTGTCGAAGCAGGGCCAGGAAGTTGTGGTGAAAGACGGCTACATCCCGCTGCCAGCCAAGGTTGCTGCAAAAGCACTGGCTGATCTGGGTCTGCAAGAAGGCGGCGCTGTCGCAAAGAAGTAA
- a CDS encoding ABC transporter permease subunit — protein MQDAGKPLMISLEEQNQVAMRVSDKGQALFFDIDSGAELKRVDLPVPAGATVTSIGEDQPGHPLVAVGLSNGQALVFRHTYKVSYPDGKKTISPAIEYPYGETPIALNEAGGALEHVSLNATDTTLMLVGSTGSQLNVLSLTSEENMMTGEVTNEQKRIDLPQMTEPVKNIFVDPRQQWLYVVNGRAQADVFSLRDKSLNGRYKLLENADAEVTATTQLVGGISLIVGDSKGGLAQWFMARDTDGELRLKQIRTFQMGTTPIVEISAEERRKGFLALDASGKLGVFHSTAHRTLLVDQVVEGQGLFGLSPRANRVIVEAGGKLQPLLLDNPHPEVSWSALWSKVWYENYDEPKYVWQSTAANTDFEPKLSLSPLTFGTLKAAFYAMLLAAPLAVAAAIYTAYFMAPGMRRKVKPVIELMEAMPTVILGFFAGLFLAPYVEGHLPGIFSLLMLLPIGILVAGFTFSRLPESIRLKVPDGWESALLIPVILFVGWLSLYMSPFMENWFFGGDMRMWISHDLGITYDQRNALVVGLAMGFAVIPNIYSIAEDAVFSVPRGLTLGSLALGATPWQTMTRVVILTASPGIFSALMIGMGRAVGETMIVLMATGNTPVMEMNLFEGLRTLAANVAVEMPESEVGGSHYRVLFLSALVLLLFTFVMNTLAELIRQRLRKKYSSL, from the coding sequence ATGCAGGACGCCGGCAAGCCGCTGATGATTTCGCTCGAAGAGCAGAATCAGGTGGCCATGCGCGTTTCCGACAAGGGCCAGGCATTGTTCTTTGATATCGACAGTGGCGCTGAACTGAAGCGCGTCGATCTGCCGGTGCCTGCCGGCGCCACCGTGACCTCGATTGGTGAAGACCAGCCGGGCCATCCGCTGGTGGCCGTGGGCCTGTCCAACGGTCAGGCGCTGGTGTTCCGTCACACCTATAAAGTCAGCTACCCCGATGGCAAGAAAACCATCAGCCCGGCCATCGAGTATCCGTATGGCGAGACGCCGATCGCGCTGAACGAGGCCGGCGGTGCGCTGGAGCATGTCAGCCTGAATGCCACCGACACGACGCTGATGCTGGTCGGTTCGACCGGTTCGCAACTCAACGTTCTGTCGCTGACCAGCGAAGAAAACATGATGACTGGTGAAGTCACCAACGAGCAGAAGCGTATCGATCTGCCGCAAATGACTGAGCCGGTGAAAAACATCTTCGTCGACCCGCGCCAGCAGTGGCTGTACGTGGTCAACGGTCGCGCTCAGGCCGATGTGTTCAGCCTGCGCGACAAGAGCCTCAACGGGCGCTACAAACTGCTGGAAAACGCTGACGCTGAAGTCACCGCGACCACGCAACTGGTCGGTGGTATCTCGCTGATCGTCGGCGACTCCAAGGGTGGTCTGGCCCAATGGTTCATGGCCCGCGACACCGATGGCGAGCTGCGCCTGAAGCAGATCCGCACTTTCCAGATGGGCACCACGCCAATCGTTGAAATCAGCGCTGAAGAGCGTCGCAAAGGCTTCCTCGCCCTGGATGCCAGCGGCAAGCTTGGCGTGTTCCACAGCACCGCGCACCGCACCTTGCTGGTCGATCAGGTGGTCGAAGGCCAAGGCCTGTTCGGGCTGTCGCCGCGCGCCAACCGTGTGATCGTCGAAGCCGGTGGCAAACTGCAGCCATTGCTGCTCGACAACCCGCACCCGGAAGTGTCGTGGAGCGCGCTGTGGAGCAAGGTCTGGTACGAGAACTACGACGAGCCAAAATACGTCTGGCAATCGACCGCCGCCAACACCGATTTCGAACCGAAACTGAGCCTGTCGCCACTGACCTTCGGCACTCTGAAAGCTGCGTTCTACGCCATGCTGCTCGCTGCTCCACTGGCCGTTGCCGCGGCGATCTACACCGCGTACTTCATGGCCCCGGGCATGCGCCGCAAGGTCAAACCGGTGATCGAGCTGATGGAAGCGATGCCGACGGTGATCCTCGGTTTCTTCGCCGGCCTGTTCCTCGCGCCATATGTCGAAGGGCATCTGCCGGGCATCTTCAGCCTGCTGATGTTGCTGCCGATCGGCATTCTGGTCGCCGGTTTCACCTTCAGCCGCCTGCCTGAATCGATCCGCCTGAAAGTCCCGGATGGCTGGGAAAGTGCGCTGCTGATTCCGGTGATTCTGTTTGTGGGCTGGCTGTCGCTGTACATGAGCCCGTTCATGGAGAACTGGTTCTTCGGCGGTGACATGCGCATGTGGATCTCCCACGATCTGGGCATCACCTACGACCAGCGCAACGCTCTGGTGGTCGGTCTGGCCATGGGCTTCGCGGTGATCCCGAACATCTACTCGATCGCTGAAGACGCCGTGTTCAGTGTGCCGCGCGGCCTGACGCTTGGCTCGCTGGCCCTCGGTGCCACGCCGTGGCAGACCATGACTCGCGTGGTGATCCTGACCGCCAGCCCGGGGATCTTCTCGGCGCTGATGATCGGCATGGGTCGCGCGGTCGGCGAAACCATGATCGTGCTGATGGCCACCGGTAACACCCCGGTCATGGAAATGAACCTGTTCGAAGGCCTGCGCACCCTGGCCGCCAACGTCGCGGTGGAAATGCCCGAGTCGGAAGTCGGCGGCAGCCACTACCGCGTGCTGTTCCTCTCGGCGCTGGTGCTGCTGTTGTTCACCTTCGTCATGAACACCCTGGCAGAACTGATTCGTCAGCGTCTGCGCAAGAAATACTCGTCGCTTTAA
- a CDS encoding acyl-CoA thioesterase translates to MIELEQEDPIPQGDLALQITALPRETNGFGDIFGGWLVAQMDLAGTAMASRVAGGRVATVAIDRMAFLVPVAVGAQLSFYTQTLEIGRSSIQMMVEVWSDDPLSSEWRKVTEAVFVFVAIDGSGRTRSVPPRAR, encoded by the coding sequence ATGATAGAGCTCGAACAAGAAGATCCAATCCCGCAAGGCGACCTGGCCCTGCAAATCACCGCACTTCCACGTGAAACCAACGGCTTTGGCGATATTTTCGGCGGCTGGCTGGTAGCGCAGATGGATTTGGCCGGCACCGCAATGGCCAGCCGTGTCGCTGGCGGGCGCGTCGCTACCGTGGCCATTGATCGCATGGCGTTCCTTGTGCCTGTGGCAGTCGGCGCGCAATTGTCCTTTTATACCCAGACTCTGGAAATCGGCCGCAGCTCGATCCAGATGATGGTCGAAGTGTGGAGCGACGACCCGCTGTCCAGCGAGTGGCGTAAAGTCACCGAAGCTGTCTTCGTCTTCGTCGCCATCGACGGCAGCGGCCGCACTCGCTCGGTTCCACCGCGCGCGCGCTAA
- the pstA gene encoding phosphate ABC transporter permease PstA — MKQNSLKGWFKSGAPGVWISGGAVSIAVIMTIGLLAVIAVRGLGHFWPADLVHANYDVPGQANHLVIGEVVQKEEVPRARLKSAGLPVPDEGPEFMTRELIKVGNRDLNGNDFTWIVGEWLTNQTTPPELMAIERREWGNFYGYLVNVKQDGKVIAEGEAAWPELQARINRVNGLAAQLKSLEKTDIGAINAGLERIRLHGRKLELEGKLDATAQADMESERAELNARYQDIEARLADLHAQFNRDALTARDANGKEIEIGLGKVVHAYQPNAMSTFTKVGFYFSKIWEFLSDDPREANTEGGIFPAIFGTVMMTLIMAMIVTPFGVLAAVYLREYAKQNTLTRIIRIAVNNLAGVPAIVYGVFGLGFFVYVLGGSVDRLFFPEALPAPTFGTPGLLWASLTLALLAVPVVIVATEEGLARIPRTVREGSLALGATKAETLWKIVIPMASPAMMTGMILAVARAAGEVAPLMLVGVVKLAPSLPVDGNYPYLHLDQKIMHLGFHIYDVGFQSPNVEAARPLVYATALLLVLVIATLNLSAVYIRNHLREKYKALDS; from the coding sequence GTGAAACAGAACTCCCTGAAAGGATGGTTCAAGAGCGGCGCCCCGGGCGTCTGGATCAGCGGTGGCGCGGTGTCCATCGCGGTCATCATGACCATTGGCCTGCTGGCGGTGATTGCCGTGCGCGGTCTGGGTCACTTCTGGCCGGCGGACCTGGTCCACGCCAACTACGACGTACCGGGCCAGGCCAATCACCTGGTCATCGGCGAAGTGGTACAGAAAGAAGAAGTGCCTCGCGCCCGTCTGAAGAGCGCCGGTTTGCCGGTGCCCGATGAAGGCCCGGAATTCATGACCCGCGAGCTGATCAAGGTCGGCAACCGTGACCTGAACGGCAACGACTTCACCTGGATCGTCGGCGAGTGGCTGACCAACCAGACCACGCCGCCAGAACTGATGGCGATCGAGCGTCGCGAGTGGGGCAACTTCTACGGCTACCTGGTCAACGTCAAACAGGACGGCAAAGTCATCGCCGAGGGCGAGGCTGCCTGGCCTGAGCTGCAGGCGCGGATCAACCGTGTAAACGGTCTGGCGGCACAACTGAAGTCGCTGGAAAAAACCGATATCGGTGCGATCAACGCAGGGCTGGAGCGTATCCGTCTGCACGGTCGCAAACTGGAACTGGAAGGCAAACTCGACGCCACCGCGCAAGCGGACATGGAGTCCGAGCGTGCCGAGTTGAATGCGCGTTATCAGGACATCGAAGCGCGTCTGGCCGATCTGCATGCGCAGTTCAACCGCGATGCCCTGACCGCTCGTGATGCCAACGGCAAAGAGATTGAAATCGGTCTGGGCAAAGTGGTTCACGCCTACCAGCCGAACGCGATGAGCACCTTCACCAAGGTCGGCTTCTACTTCAGCAAGATCTGGGAATTCCTTTCGGACGACCCGCGTGAAGCGAACACCGAAGGCGGGATTTTCCCGGCGATCTTCGGCACCGTGATGATGACGTTGATCATGGCGATGATCGTCACCCCGTTCGGCGTGCTGGCGGCGGTGTACCTGCGTGAATACGCCAAACAGAACACCCTGACACGGATCATCCGTATCGCGGTGAACAACCTGGCGGGTGTACCTGCGATCGTTTACGGCGTATTCGGTCTGGGCTTCTTCGTTTACGTGCTGGGTGGTTCGGTTGACCGCTTGTTCTTCCCGGAAGCATTGCCGGCACCGACCTTCGGTACACCGGGCCTGCTGTGGGCCTCGCTGACGCTGGCACTGCTGGCGGTGCCGGTGGTGATCGTCGCGACCGAGGAAGGTCTGGCGCGTATTCCGCGCACCGTGCGTGAAGGCTCGTTGGCCCTCGGCGCGACCAAGGCTGAAACCTTGTGGAAGATTGTGATTCCGATGGCCAGCCCGGCAATGATGACCGGCATGATTCTCGCCGTGGCCCGTGCCGCCGGTGAAGTGGCGCCGCTGATGCTGGTCGGTGTGGTGAAACTGGCGCCGTCGCTGCCGGTGGACGGCAACTACCCGTACCTGCACCTGGATCAGAAGATCATGCACCTGGGCTTCCACATTTACGACGTCGGCTTCCAGAGCCCGAACGTCGAAGCGGCCCGCCCGCTGGTGTACGCCACGGCGCTGTTGCTGGTGTTGGTAATCGCGACGTTGAACCTGTCGGCGGTGTATATCCGTAACCACCTGCGCGAAAAATACAAAGCACTGGATAGCTAA
- a CDS encoding response regulator: MSKISVLVVDDASFIRDLVKKCLRNYFPGIRTEDAVNGKKAQAMLAREAFDLVLCDWEMPEMSGLELLTWCREQDNLKTMPFVMVTSRGDKENVVQAIQAGVSGYVSKPFTNEQLLTKVKQALNKVGKLDTLMNSAPTKMNSAFGNDSLSALTGGKPAVVGGAPAAAAVNPFAKPVAAAPAPAAVPSRGLLNSPPVKAPAAASAPASGRGQGQLRLPSGTQQCVIKALSIKEALLVVKRTDTLPQILDSAVLDLEQGDNAEIARLNGYLHAVVAFEPKPDSEWLQLTFRFVDQDAQKLDYISRLIARGTAQKHFVPGA; encoded by the coding sequence ATGAGCAAGATCAGTGTGTTGGTCGTGGACGATGCTTCGTTCATTCGTGACCTGGTGAAAAAGTGCCTGCGTAATTACTTCCCGGGGATCCGCACCGAGGACGCCGTCAACGGTAAAAAGGCGCAGGCCATGCTGGCCAGAGAAGCCTTCGACCTGGTCCTGTGCGACTGGGAAATGCCGGAAATGTCCGGTCTCGAGCTGCTGACCTGGTGCCGCGAGCAAGACAACCTCAAGACCATGCCGTTCGTCATGGTCACCAGCCGTGGTGACAAGGAAAACGTCGTGCAGGCGATTCAGGCTGGTGTTTCCGGCTACGTCAGCAAGCCGTTCACCAACGAGCAACTGCTGACCAAGGTCAAACAGGCGCTGAACAAGGTCGGCAAGCTCGACACCCTGATGAACAGCGCGCCAACCAAGATGAACTCGGCGTTCGGTAACGATTCCCTGAGCGCCTTGACCGGCGGCAAGCCTGCCGTGGTCGGCGGCGCGCCGGCAGCTGCTGCGGTCAATCCGTTTGCCAAGCCTGTTGCTGCCGCGCCAGCGCCCGCTGCTGTGCCATCCCGTGGCCTGCTCAACAGCCCACCGGTCAAGGCACCAGCCGCTGCGTCGGCTCCGGCCAGTGGGCGCGGTCAGGGCCAATTGCGCCTGCCAAGCGGTACTCAGCAATGCGTGATCAAGGCCCTGAGCATCAAGGAAGCGTTGTTGGTGGTGAAACGCACCGACACCCTGCCGCAGATCCTCGACAGCGCCGTGCTCGATCTGGAGCAGGGCGACAACGCTGAGATTGCCCGCCTCAACGGCTATCTGCACGCGGTCGTCGCGTTTGAGCCGAAACCGGACAGCGAATGGCTGCAACTGACCTTCCGTTTCGTCGACCAGGACGCGCAGAAGCTCGACTACATCTCTCGCCTGATCGCCCGCGGCACGGCGCAGAAGCACTTCGTTCCGGGCGCGTGA
- a CDS encoding D-hexose-6-phosphate mutarotase translates to MNTPNVEAVKLDELNCWRIRHGQAEVLVAQQGAHILSYQIDGQPPIIWLNDKADFKTGKSIRAGVPVCWPWFGKFERNPQSVQAMYTGEQPAPAHGLVRAMDWELGGIESEADGVKVEFKLPYPEGGLPGWPHQVDLTLTLHLSEQLSFSLTSHNRGSDSVSLSQALHTYFAVSDVRNVHVAGVDGLKYIETLDDWKTTSQQGDLHFAGETDRIYLDAPPQLSIVDPAWERRIVLTATGSRTAVIWNPWIDRAAALADMDNDGWQRMLCIETANVMDDVVNLAPGASHTMGVSVASKPL, encoded by the coding sequence ATGAACACGCCCAACGTTGAAGCGGTGAAACTGGATGAACTGAACTGCTGGCGCATCCGCCACGGTCAGGCCGAAGTGCTGGTGGCCCAGCAAGGCGCGCACATCCTCAGTTATCAGATCGATGGGCAACCGCCGATCATCTGGCTCAACGACAAGGCCGACTTCAAGACGGGCAAAAGCATTCGCGCCGGTGTACCGGTGTGCTGGCCGTGGTTCGGCAAGTTCGAACGCAACCCGCAGAGCGTGCAGGCCATGTACACCGGCGAGCAACCGGCACCCGCGCACGGTCTGGTGCGGGCGATGGATTGGGAGTTGGGCGGCATCGAATCAGAGGCTGACGGCGTCAAGGTCGAATTCAAGCTGCCCTACCCCGAAGGTGGCCTGCCGGGCTGGCCGCATCAGGTCGATCTGACCCTGACCCTGCATCTGTCCGAGCAACTGAGTTTCAGCCTGACCAGCCATAACCGTGGCAGTGACAGCGTCAGCCTGAGTCAGGCGCTGCACACCTATTTCGCGGTCAGTGATGTGCGCAATGTGCATGTCGCTGGCGTGGATGGATTGAAGTACATCGAGACGCTGGATGACTGGAAAACCACCAGTCAGCAAGGCGATCTGCATTTTGCCGGTGAGACCGACCGCATCTACCTCGATGCGCCGCCACAGCTGAGCATAGTCGACCCGGCCTGGGAACGACGCATTGTGCTGACGGCTACCGGTTCACGCACGGCGGTGATCTGGAACCCGTGGATCGATCGCGCGGCAGCGTTGGCCGATATGGATAACGATGGCTGGCAGCGCATGTTGTGCATCGAGACGGCGAATGTGATGGATGACGTGGTGAATCTGGCGCCGGGTGCGAGCCACACCATGGGCGTCAGCGTGGCCAGCAAACCGCTCTAA
- the pstB gene encoding phosphate ABC transporter ATP-binding protein PstB has product MQHETHTHGINMSALGRDKQSLSLEQETVAIEVPGLSLYYGEKQALFDVSMNIPKQRVTAFIGPSGCGKSTLLRTFNRMNDLVDGCRVEGAINLYGNNIYRKGEDVAELRRRVGMVFQKPNPFPKTIYENVVYGLRIQGINKKRVLDEAVEWALKGAALWDEVKDRLHESALGLSGGQQQRLVIARTIAVEPEVLLLDEPCSALDPISTLKVEELIYELKSKFTIVIVTHNMQQAARVSDYTAFMYMGKLVEFGDTDTLFTNPAKKQTEDYITGRYG; this is encoded by the coding sequence ATGCAGCACGAAACACATACCCACGGCATCAATATGTCTGCCCTGGGCCGCGACAAGCAGAGCCTCAGTCTCGAGCAGGAAACCGTGGCCATCGAAGTACCGGGCCTGAGCCTGTACTACGGCGAGAAACAAGCGCTGTTCGATGTCAGCATGAACATCCCGAAGCAGCGCGTGACCGCGTTCATCGGCCCGTCCGGCTGCGGTAAGTCGACGCTGCTGCGTACCTTCAACCGCATGAACGACCTGGTTGACGGCTGCCGCGTAGAAGGCGCGATCAACCTGTACGGCAACAATATCTATCGCAAAGGCGAAGACGTTGCCGAGCTGCGTCGCCGCGTCGGCATGGTGTTCCAGAAGCCCAACCCGTTCCCGAAGACCATCTACGAAAACGTGGTCTACGGCTTGCGCATCCAGGGCATCAACAAGAAGCGCGTCCTCGACGAAGCGGTCGAGTGGGCGTTGAAAGGCGCGGCACTGTGGGACGAAGTCAAAGACCGTCTGCACGAATCGGCACTCGGCCTGTCCGGTGGTCAGCAACAACGTCTGGTGATCGCCCGTACCATCGCGGTTGAGCCGGAAGTGCTGCTGCTCGACGAACCGTGCTCGGCCCTCGACCCGATCTCGACCCTGAAAGTCGAAGAGCTGATCTACGAGCTGAAATCCAAGTTCACCATCGTCATCGTGACCCACAACATGCAGCAGGCGGCGCGTGTGTCCGACTACACGGCGTTCATGTACATGGGCAAACTGGTGGAATTCGGCGACACCGATACCCTGTTTACCAATCCGGCGAAGAAGCAGACCGAAGACTACATCACCGGTCGATACGGTTGA
- the phoU gene encoding phosphate signaling complex protein PhoU produces the protein MISKEGLTHHISAQFNAELEEVRSHLLAMGGLVEKQVNDAVTALIEADSGLAQQVREIDDQINQMERNIDEECLRILARRQPAASDLRLIISISKSVIDLERIGDEATKIARRAIQLCEEGEAPRGYVEVRHIGDQVRNMVRDALDAFARFDADLALSVAQYDKIIDREYKTALRELATYMMEDPRSISRVLSIIWVLRSLERIGDHARNISELVIYLVRGTDVRHMGLKRMKEEVEGTSGETANVPGDADDK, from the coding sequence ATGATTTCTAAGGAAGGCCTTACCCATCACATCTCTGCGCAGTTCAACGCTGAGCTTGAGGAAGTGCGCAGCCACCTCCTGGCCATGGGCGGGCTGGTCGAGAAGCAGGTCAACGACGCGGTGACCGCGCTGATCGAGGCCGACTCCGGTCTGGCTCAGCAGGTGCGCGAGATCGACGACCAGATCAACCAGATGGAACGCAACATCGACGAAGAATGCCTGCGTATTCTCGCCCGTCGTCAACCGGCGGCGTCCGACCTGCGTTTGATCATCAGCATTTCCAAGTCGGTGATCGACCTTGAGCGCATCGGCGACGAAGCGACCAAGATCGCCCGTCGCGCGATTCAGTTGTGTGAAGAAGGCGAAGCGCCGCGCGGTTACGTCGAGGTTCGCCACATTGGCGACCAGGTGCGCAACATGGTTCGTGATGCGCTGGACGCGTTTGCCCGTTTCGATGCCGATCTGGCGTTGTCGGTGGCGCAGTACGACAAGATCATCGACCGCGAATACAAGACTGCGCTGCGCGAGCTGGCCACCTACATGATGGAAGACCCGCGCTCTATCTCGCGGGTCTTGAGCATCATTTGGGTGCTGCGTTCGCTGGAACGCATCGGCGATCACGCGCGCAACATCTCCGAACTGGTCATCTATCTGGTGCGCGGCACCGACGTGCGCCACATGGGCCTCAAGCGCATGAAGGAAGAAGTTGAAGGGACAAGCGGCGAAACCGCTAATGTTCCGGGCGATGCTGACGATAAGTAA
- a CDS encoding DUF3299 domain-containing protein: MRRLLLTLLFLGSGLAHAGELPETDWLDLMPKSDQKALEAMPEIDHNSPEAIGTFTEKGGMKQAKGLPAVMYSSKTVASMNDKHIRIGGYPVPLESDAKGRSTLFFLVPYPGACIHVPPPPPNQLVLVRYPKGLKLDDIYTPLWVTGTLKVEKVSNDLADAAYALEADKVRVVQESDL; the protein is encoded by the coding sequence ATGCGCCGTCTTCTGTTGACTCTCCTTTTCCTGGGCAGCGGTTTGGCCCACGCCGGCGAACTGCCGGAAACCGACTGGCTCGACCTGATGCCCAAGTCGGATCAAAAGGCCCTCGAGGCCATGCCTGAAATCGATCACAACTCCCCGGAAGCCATCGGCACCTTCACCGAGAAGGGCGGGATGAAGCAGGCCAAAGGTCTGCCGGCGGTGATGTATTCGAGCAAAACCGTAGCGTCGATGAATGACAAACACATTCGCATCGGCGGTTATCCGGTGCCGCTGGAGTCCGACGCCAAGGGTCGCAGCACGCTGTTCTTCCTTGTGCCGTATCCGGGCGCGTGCATCCACGTGCCGCCACCGCCGCCGAATCAACTGGTGCTGGTGCGTTATCCGAAAGGTTTGAAGCTGGATGATATCTACACGCCGCTGTGGGTGACCGGCACGCTGAAGGTCGAGAAGGTCAGTAATGATCTGGCTGACGCGGCGTATGCGCTGGAGGCGGACAAAGTGCGGGTGGTGCAGGAATCGGATCTCTAA
- a CDS encoding MFS transporter — protein sequence MTTAPSSLAQPEQPARPLTRNDYKTLSLSALGGALEFYDFIIFVFFATVVGKLFFPADMPEWLRLMQTFGIFAAGYLARPLGGIVMAHFGDLLGRKKMFTLSIFMMAVPTLIMGLLPTYAQIGMWAPILLLLMRVIQGAAIGGEVPGAWVFVSEHVPQKHMGYACGTLTSGLTAGILLGSLVATAINSIYTPAEVSDYAWRIPFLLGGVFGLFSVYLRRWLHETPVFAELQLRKALAEEVPLRAVLRDHRGAIAISMLLTWLLSAGIVVVILMTPTVLQTVYHFSPTESLQSNSLAIVFLSIGCVISGALADRFGAGRVFVFGCLGLLISSWTFYHSLADHPNWLFPLYALTGFLVGTIGAVPYVMVKAFPPVVRFSGLSFSYNVAYAIFGGLTPMVVSLLLKESAMGPAYYVAVLCAMGILVGAWLWKKGR from the coding sequence ATGACCACAGCGCCTTCGAGCCTCGCGCAGCCCGAGCAACCCGCACGACCGTTGACCCGCAATGACTACAAGACTCTGTCGCTGTCCGCCCTCGGTGGTGCGCTGGAATTTTACGATTTCATCATCTTCGTCTTCTTCGCCACTGTGGTCGGCAAGCTGTTCTTCCCGGCCGACATGCCCGAGTGGCTGCGCCTGATGCAGACCTTCGGCATCTTCGCCGCCGGTTACCTCGCACGGCCGCTGGGCGGCATTGTCATGGCGCACTTCGGCGACCTGCTGGGGCGCAAGAAGATGTTCACCCTGAGCATTTTCATGATGGCCGTGCCGACCCTGATCATGGGTCTGCTGCCAACGTATGCACAGATCGGCATGTGGGCGCCGATCCTTCTTCTATTAATGCGGGTCATTCAAGGCGCGGCCATCGGCGGTGAAGTGCCGGGCGCCTGGGTCTTCGTTTCCGAACACGTACCGCAAAAGCACATGGGTTACGCCTGCGGCACCCTTACCAGCGGCCTGACCGCCGGTATTCTGCTCGGTTCGCTGGTCGCCACCGCGATCAACAGCATCTATACGCCTGCCGAGGTGTCCGATTACGCCTGGCGGATCCCGTTCCTGCTCGGTGGCGTGTTCGGCCTGTTCTCGGTGTATCTGCGTCGCTGGCTGCACGAAACCCCGGTATTCGCCGAGCTGCAATTGCGCAAGGCGCTGGCTGAAGAAGTGCCGCTGCGTGCGGTGCTGCGTGACCATCGCGGCGCGATTGCGATCTCGATGCTGCTGACCTGGTTGCTCTCCGCTGGCATCGTCGTAGTCATTCTGATGACCCCGACTGTGCTGCAAACGGTCTATCACTTCTCGCCGACCGAGTCGCTGCAATCGAACAGTCTGGCGATCGTGTTCCTGAGCATTGGCTGCGTCATCTCCGGCGCATTGGCAGATCGCTTTGGCGCCGGTCGCGTATTCGTGTTCGGTTGCCTGGGCTTGCTGATCAGCTCCTGGACCTTCTATCACAGCCTCGCTGATCACCCGAACTGGCTGTTCCCGCTGTACGCGCTGACCGGTTTTCTGGTCGGCACCATTGGTGCGGTGCCGTATGTGATGGTCAAAGCGTTCCCGCCGGTGGTGCGGTTTAGCGGGCTGTCGTTCTCGTACAACGTGGCTTATGCGATTTTTGGTGGGTTGACGCCGATGGTGGTCAGTCTCCTGCTGAAAGAAAGCGCGATGGGGCCTGCCTACTATGTGGCGGTGCTGTGCGCGATGGGGATTCTGGTGGGGGCGTGGCTCTGGAAGAAGGGGCGCTGA